One genomic region from Rosa rugosa chromosome 1, drRosRugo1.1, whole genome shotgun sequence encodes:
- the LOC133727174 gene encoding uncharacterized protein LOC133727174, translated as MEASTNTVLRCVALLGMLALSSAVDPAPQEPAAQDVARQDPAPQDPIFAPSKIKLLTCGKKCAISCAMSLFSPAKYVGCVTLCMAACKIPSDEQISNVQETETSDATYGCTRSCVTSMSNVMTTNAKLSTSNEMTTPAKRSISDLRLYAEGYVDSCFLSCNKNNILF; from the exons ATGGAGGCTAGTACTAATACTGTGTTGAGATGTGTGGCATTGCTAGGCATGCTTGCCCTTTCATCAGCAGTAGACCCAGCTCCTCAAGAGCCAGCTGCTCAAGACGTAGCTCGTCAAGACCCAGCTCCTCAAGACCCAATTTTCGCTCCAAGCAAAATAAAACTTCTAACGTGTGGCAAAAAGTGTGCCATCTCTTGCGCTATGAGCTTATTCAGTCCTGCAAAATATGTAGGGTGCGTCACACTTTGCATGGCTGCCTGCAAGATTCCGTCGGACGAACAAATTTCCAACGTACAGGAAACTGAAACTTCCGATGCTACCTATGGTTGTACTCGTAGTTGTGTGACCTCTATGAGCAATGTCATGACCACTAATGCCAAACTCTCCACGAGCAATGAGATGACCACTCCTGCCAAACGCTCCATTTCTG ATCTTCGTCTCTATGCTGAAGGCTATGTTGATTCTTGCTTCCTGAGCTGCAACAAGAATAATATACTTTTTTAG
- the LOC133727392 gene encoding uncharacterized protein LOC133727392 translates to MEASTNTVLRCVALLGMLALSSAVDPAPQEPAAQDVARQDPALQDPIFAPSKIKLLTCGKKCAISCAMSLFSPATYVGCVTLCMAACKIPSDQQISNVQETSDATYGCTRSCVTSMSNVMTTNAKLSTSNEMTTPAKRSISDLRLYAEGYVDSCFLSCNKNNKLF, encoded by the exons ATGGAGGCTAGTACTAATACTGTGTTGAGATGTGTGGCATTGCTAGGCATGCTTGCCCTTTCATCAGCAGTAGACCCAGCTCCTCAAGAGCCAGCTGCTCAAGACGTAGCTCGTCAAGACCCAGCTCTTCAAGACCCGATTTTCGCTCCAAGCAAAATAAAACTTCTAACATGTGGCAAAAAGTGTGCCATCTCTTGCGCTATGAGCTTATTCAGTCCTGCAACCTATGTAGGGTGCGTCACACTTTGCATGGCTGCCTGCAAGATTCCGTCGGACCAACAAATTTCCAACGTACAGGAAACTTCCGACGCTACCTATGGTTGTACTCGTAGTTGTGTGACCTCTATGAGCAATGTCATGACCACTAATGCCAAACTCTCCACGAGCAATGAGATGACCACTCCTGCCAAACGCTCCATTTCTG ATCTTCGTCTCTATGCTGAAGGCTATgttgattcttgcttcttgaGCTGCAACAAGAACAATAAACTTTTTTAG
- the LOC133739802 gene encoding uncharacterized protein At1g76070-like — MERPSKLKIKILKFLSQAAAPAVTYKSPPASPRNPIVSIIPKEARRKPRNGSSSFATKEPTSPKVSCMGQVKGKKKKKKSKSKPKQVGPPPPPPQESTSLALSVPKEKTFKVSNVIPKVLINNKGKTKDDGSVATSSLSRTSRVPERVPSLGQMKRFESGRGVLSDFDLIKVDDDDDNMKIGVGGDEEYDDEDEKKEVIILWKRRSMSPPMPLQL; from the coding sequence ATGGAGAGGCCATCGAAACTGAAAATCAAAATCTTGAAGTTTCTATCTCAAGCTGCAGCGCCTGCAGTCACCTACAAAAGCCCGCCTGCTAGTCCTCGGAATCCTATCGTATCAATCATTCCGAAAGAGGCTAGGAGAAAGCCGAGGAATGGGTCCAGTAGTTTTGCGACAAAAGAACCCACTTCCCCGAAGGTTTCTTGCATGGGTCAAGTCAAaggcaagaagaagaaaaagaagagtaaaTCCAAGCCTAAGCAGGTCGgccctccaccaccaccaccacaagaGAGCACCAGTCTGGCTCTCTCTGTTCCTAAAGAGAAGACTTTCAAGGTTTCAAATGTCATCCCAAAGGTGCTCATAAACAATAAAGGTAAGACTAAGGATGACGGTTCGGTAGCTACAAGCTCATTATCTAGAACTAGTCGTGTTCCAGAAAGAGTGCCTTCATTGGGTCAGATGAAGAGGTTTGAGAGTGGCCGCGGTGTGTTGTCTGATTTTGATTTAATAaaggttgatgatgatgatgacaacATGAAAATTGGGGTAGGTGGAGATGAAGAATATGATGATGAGGATGAGAAGAAAGAAGTAATTATTCTGTGGAAAAGAAGAAGCATGTCTCCTCCTATGCCTCTTCAGTTGTGA